The following DNA comes from Enterobacter sp. SA187.
AAGAAAATCATATCGCCATCCTGCGCGTCAGTGCGGGCAAGGATCGCTTCCACAATCTCAGCGTTAAGGAATTTCGCCACCGGGCTGGTGATGCCTTCCAGACCTTTCGCGCGCTCGGTCACTTTAATATAGGCCAGGCCTTTCGCGCCGTAGATCTTAATGAAGTTGCCGTAGTCGTCGATCTGTTTACGGCTTAACGCCGCGCCACCTGGCACACGCAGGGCCGCCACGCGGCCTTTGGGGTCGTTCGCCGGGCCTGCGAAGACCGCAAACTCCACGTCTTTCAGCAGATCGGCGACGTCCACCAGCTCCATCGGGTTACGCAGATCCGGTTTATCGGAACCGTAACGACGCTCGGCTTCCGCGAAGGTCATCTGCGGGAACTCGCCGAGATCCACGCCTTTAATGTCCAGCCACAGCTGGCGGATCAGCGCTTCCATCACTTCACGCACCTGCGGCGCAGTCATGAAAGAGGTTTCCACGTCGATCTGGGTAAATTCTGGCTGACGGTCAGCACGTAAATCTTCGTCGCGGAAGCATTTAACGATCTGATAGTAGCGGTCAAAACCGGACATCATCAGCAGCTGTTTGAAAAGCTGCGGCGACTGCGGCAGCGCGTAGAATTTACCTTTGTGCACACGTGAAGGCACTAAATAGTCGCGCGCGCCTTCCGGCGTAGCTTTGGTCAGCATCGGGGTTTCGATGTCGAGGAAGCCGTGATCGTCCATAAAGCGGCGCACGAAGCTGGTGATTTTGGCGCGCGTTTTCAGGCGGGTCGCCATTTCCGGGCGACGCAGATCCAGGTAACGGAATTTCAGACGCGCTTCTTCGGTGTTGACGTGATTGGAGTCCAGCGGCAGCGATTCTGAACGGTTGATGATCTCCAGATCGGTGGCCAGCACTTCGATTTCGCCGGTCGCCATGTCGCTGTTGATGTTTTTCTCGTCACGGCGGCGTACGGTGCCGGTGACTTTAATGCAGAACTCATTACGCAGTTCGGAGGCCAGCTTTAATGCGTCCGCGCGATCCGGATCGAAAAACACCTGCACGATACCTTCGCGGTCGCGCATATCGATAAAGATCAGGCTGCCGAGATCACGGCGACGGTTGACCCAACCACACAGAGTCACCTGCTGCCCCTCGTGGGACAGTCGAAGCTGTCCGCAATATTCTGTACGCATGAGATATCCCTTAACTTTGCCGCAGGCCGATTGTCGCCTGCCGTGCAGGCCACGTTGTCGCAGCGTTAGCCTAATGTCACAACTGGATGAAAAAAGGGGGTTATTATACTGGAAATTCTGGCGGACGATAAGTGCCACGCCGTGCGGACGCGCGATTGCTGCGCGCTTATTGCGTAATCTCACAAAAATTAACAATATTTGTCAGCCGCGCTACCCTTTTATACAGGTAAGGTAAACGCGATGTCATTCAATAAACGGGAGTTATTATGCTGGAACTGAACGCCGCCACCACCGCACTGGTCGTTATCGATTTGCAGGAGGGGATCCTGCCCTTTGCCGGTGGCCCGCACAGCGCCGGGGATGTGGTGGCCCGCGCCGCGCGGCTGGCGGAACAATGTCGCCTTAAAGGCGCGCCGGTGGTGATGGTGCGCGTCGGCTGGTCTGCGGATTTTGCCGAAGCGCTGAAACAGCCCGTAGATGCCGCGATCCCGGCCCACTCGCTGCCGGACAACTGGTGGGATTACCCTCTTGCGCTGGGTAAAAAAGAGAGCGATCTGGAAGTAACCAAACGTCAGTGGGGCGCGTTTTACGGCACCGATCTGGAAATGCAGCTGCGTCGCCGTGGCATCGACACCATTATTCTCTGCGGGATCTCCACCAATATCGGCGTCGAGTCCACCGCCCGTAACGCCTGGGAAATGGGCTTTAAGCTTGTGGTGGTGGAAGACGCCTGTAGCGCCGCCAGCAGCGAGCAGCATCTCGGCAGCATGACCAACATCTTCCCGCGCATCGGCCGCGTACGCAGCACCGAAGAGGTGCTGGCAGCCTTATGATCTACATCGGGCTGCCGCAATGGTCGCACCCGAAATGGGCGCGGCTTGGTATTCAGGGACTTGAAGACTACGCCCGACACTTCAACTGCGTGGAGCGGGGAATTTAAAAATCACTAAAGAACGCCCAAGAGCATGTGTATTCTTTGTGTATTCATAACGTTATAAACATAGCTCATATGAAATTCGCTAAAGTTCATATGAGCACAAATGCCCCATACGTGCCCCAGAACATTTTAGTTTGCCCCATACATGCCCCATTAGATTACCGGGCATTCGTCATCCACCCCGTTCTGCGTATCGACGACGAAATGGGTGACGACGCCGATCACCTGCAACTCATTCAGGCACTCTCCCTCTATCGGATCACCATCATGCGTGATGAACGCCTTCCCCATAAACTTCCCGAAATAGGTACGACCATCCAGGCTGGCGAACAGCACGTCGCCTTGCCGCGCTATTAACCCCCTGTCGACCACAGCCGCGCCGGTTGATGTCTCAATGACCAGGCTGTTAGCCGTTAAATTGCATATGATGTCAGCGCACATCGTTGTTTCAATGTAATCAGCCGCTGGAGACGGGAAGCCCATTATTGAACGTACCCCATACTGCGTAGCATCCACAGCCGGTTTTCGCTGGTATCTGGTGTCTTGTCCACGAATCCTGTCTGGTATCGCTCTATCCACTTATTGGCATCAGCCAGAGTGTAATGCCAGTTGCGATTGCGCAGTTCACGCACGAAATCCGCCGTCCGCAAGCATTGATAGCCCTTGGGGTTTTTGTGTATTGCCGCAACGAACGCGCCGCTAATGTCTGATCTGCGTGCCATAGTCTCCCTCCATTTATACTGTATATATAAACAGTATTTCAAAGGGGAGATTTGGTCAATACCAAAAAGAAAGCCCTCACATGGAGGGCTGTGTTTGTAGGTCAGTAATCCCACTCAAGTCCGGACAGCGATACGAACTGAGTTCCTGCTGGAAGCGTCCCATCCTGAACGCGGATGTGATCTGTTACTGAGATATGAGAATTTACAAAGCCTGTCGAACCAAGCATCAATGCAGTATAGCGACCGCCGGGAGAGACAGGCTGCAACGCAGCTGGCAGCGATACTATATTTGCTGTCGCGCCGGAACCTACCTGCATAAATCCACGCACTGATGCACGATAGTTTTTCAGGGAAAATTCATACTGCTCATTCTCAGATGATGCCGAATTCCATCCTAAGGTAAGAGACGGGCCGGTGCTGCCTCCGTCCATTTGAAATTTAGATTTAGTAATGATGCTGTAACGCTCGCTACCAACATAAATTTTTGCATAGGTGGTCATGAAATAAAGGCTTCCAACCGTGGTCCCTTCCACCTGATCGATGAAGATACGTGCAAATGCCAAAGCTGTAATCATTGCATTGGTGATGTTTACACCCTCGCACCGGCCAATAGAGAGCTGAGCTGAGGGATTTTCAGTAGGCTGATTTAGGTAAATTCCACGCTTACAGTTTGAGGCTCTGACATGATCGATTCTGATGCGTGATGAACTATTATTTCCGTCAATAATGAAAGCATACTCACCAACGATAGCATTGTTATCAGCAAGACCATCTGCAACAATATTAACAATATGCACATCAGCTAATGGCATTAATCCGGCACCGTGCACTCCCCATACTGCCCCGCTTGTATGTACACTACCAATATAAACAGGACCGTTGAAAGTCCTGGCATTTGGGTCAATATCCACGCCATGTTTAGCGTATGCTGGTTCAAACCATGGGCTAGTGTTTCTCGGTTTATAGGCGTAAGTGAAGTCGTGAACGAAAACGTTACCGCAGTTTGATGATCCATCTGCTTTGATAATTAGTCCGTTTTCACTTTGGCAGTATGCAAAAATACCCGTAGCCACTACGTCAGATGCTTTAATGATTACGCCATGTGAGCCACCGATGCCGGTGACGTTGTCTAACCGACCATGGCTATAACCTTCGGTAAGTACCGCGTGACCTAGCGCCTGGCTGTTATACATCAATCCAATGATGTTACGCAGCACAAGTCCATTTTTTTGTTCCAATCCAGTAGATGGAGCGCCATAAACAAATGCATCCCATGTATTGCCTTCAGGATGTGAAGCAGTGGTTGTGTCAGCGCCGGGATATTTTGAATTGATGTAATCTCGGCCATTGTCAAAGCCGATGTTTTCCACTGTCAGGTTATTCGCCCAGGCGATGAAGCGACCAGCAATAACCGATCCGCCGATAAGTCGAGTAAGTGTAGAGTTCCAGGTTGGCGCTCTTTCACCAAGTATACGGATATTATCAACGTTCATGCTGTCTGCATTAACGTTCCATTTCCCTGACTCATATCTTGCTGCCGGGACGTATACCGTCCCCCCCGAAGGAATAGCTGCTATCGCTTCTTTAAGTGAGGAATAGTTAGCAATATTGACCGTAGGCAACATTGCATAAGATGCGTTGAGATATGCGCCAACCGAGCCGTAAGGATAATCCATACCCGGCTGATAGCCGACAAGCCCAGCGCCCTCTTCCTTTTTCAGATCAGCTCGCAAAGAGGCATCGCCAACTCCAACCCATGCGCCTTTTTGCACTCCCCCTGTGCTATCTGGCGTTGAGCCAGGGGGTACTACTTTGGGGAAGTTGCCGTCCCACCGGTAGTATTCCCCGTTGCTCTTCCAGCGCAGGCACTCGTTAGCAGTGCTAAGGGTGCTGCCATCTTCAAAAGAATCCTTCGTGATATAGCCATAATTCAGAATTGCCTGATTAGCATTTTTCTCAATACCATACCATGTTTTGCGAGGCCTCCCAAGACGGTCTGGCCATGTCTCGTTCGCCATATCGTTGGTTAAATGATCGAGATTCTCGGCGTTATCGTATAAATCTTTAGCAGCAGCGGACCCCAGCGGATTGCCGGTGTTATAAGTCGTCATATGGGCCTCAGTAACGAAAAAACCCGCCGGAGCAGGTTCATGAGAAGTGGATTTACTTAAGCAACATTGCCGGGATAGTTGGCGTTGTCGTACTGGTAATAGAGTGGCGAATACTGCGCGGCGTTGAGCTGGCAGGTTCCGTCTGAAGACGGATCGACACTTGTAACCGTGGCGTCATACCCAACCCTTCTGGATGAGCAGAAAATCAGGCGCAGCGGCTCGATGTACGGGCTGTTCATCTCCCACTCGCTGAGGCGCAGTGCATCGCTCTCCGGAACCGTCAGTGTGTATGCATCTACGCGTTCTGGTACCAGCAGCGGCGTTGCGCTACCGTCCTGCAGGCGCAGCAAGCAACGGGGGTTTTCAAATGACCAGTCCAGCGGCTCACTGACTTTCATGGTTACCAGTGCGCCGTCGTGGATCATATCCGTGACCAGGCAGCTGATGGTGTCACTCCCCGGGATGTCATCGGTCAGCACCAAGCGATCGCCATACTGGTAGCAAAGCGCGTCCAGCTCCGTGGAAGTGGAGTGCGCCAGCCGCTGATACAGATGCTTCATCAGACGTCGCATCCCGATCCGCCAGGCCCGATCCGGGTCTGTAACCCCGTAAAGCTTGTAGTCCTCGACCTTACGCGGCGTGCCGCTGCCCTGCCTGCAATGTATGGTTTCCTCTGCCCAGGTCAGGCTGCTGACGAAAGTGACGTCCACTGCGTCGAAGTCATCCTCTGTCGGTGCTGTGAACGACGTCTGGAGCTCCTCGGTGGTTTCCTGCGGGCTGATGACGCCAACCCAGTTTTTAACCCCTTCACGTCCCACGCTGGCCAGTCCGTCGGAAAGCAGGAAATAGCTCATGCCGGCGTTGCAGATCGTCTGCAGGATATCGAGTGCTGATTTGCCGGACTCACTGGCCATGTAGTCGAACGTTTCCCCCCGCGGCGTCCAGTATGCCGACTCGAGCGCGGCGATCGCCGCGGCGTCAGCTTCCATACCAATTGATTCAAGAATATGCCACAGTGCACCGCTGATGCTGCGCGCCGGGTAACCATTGTCATAGATACGCGGCGACGTCACGCTGACGCGGCGATCGGACTGCGCGGCCAGGCGGGAGCCCGTCCTGACGGTTAGCCCGATAATGGTCACGCCCTCATAGCGCGCAGGACGACGCGGCAACCGCGAGCGAAGTGCCTGCCAGTAAACCTGATCGCGCGTGCTGCTGCCCGCCGGCGGCTCGGTACGGCGCATGCGTACTTCATACTGTCCGGGTGTAACGTCGATCACCTCAGTGAACCCTATCTGGTCTTCAGTCTGGCGCTCATACCCCAGCGCGACCTGCTGCCAGTCACTGGTGCTACCGGCGGCACGGTACTGAATGATTATCCCAACTCTGGCGGATCTCCGCTTTCCTTTGCTGTTGTAGCGCACCAGTCCGTTCTGGAAATTCAGGTTTATCTCCATACGGTCGGTGGTCTCGCCGTCAGGACAGCACAGGAAAGGCCCCAGCCAGTCATAGTTATCGTTAACGCCGGTAACCGACGCATCCAGTAATGTACGTGCGGTAAAACCTGTCCAGCGCGGATCCACTGTTGTTGCCGTGTTCCCGGCCAGGTCTTTGGTAACCGTTACGCGCGCTACGGTGATCGTCAGCGCATTAATGGCCGTTATCTGGTACTGATACCCGGAGGGGGTCAGGCTAAATCGCTGCTGACCGGCAGGCAGACCGGCGAACGGCGCACCCGACGGGTAAGACAAGCGCAGACTCGCCAGCCGGGCAGCGGTACCACCGCTGGATGCCAGGCCCGCGACGGATACAGGAGCGCTGCCGAATAAGACCACCGGCAATGAGCTGAAGGTTATGGACCCACCAGCGAACGGGCTAGACTCCTCGCTTATAATAATGCGCCCAGATTTATCGTTGGCAACTAGCCCGGATCCGTTCAGCTGACTGGTAATCGCTGACACCAGGCCGGACATAGTCACGTAGTTTGCGGTCAGCGACACAGGCAAGGCGCGGTTTTTCCAAGTAATACTGAACGTCTGCTGGCTACCGCTGAAGTCGTAGGTCTGGGGCGCGGCGCTGGCGGTGACAGTAGCGCTACTGCCACCCACGCCGGGAACAGCCGCAACCGCCGGGGAATACTCTGCGACAACCAGATCAAACTGGTCATTGTTGATTTCAAGAGTCAGCGGCATACCCACCAAAGGGGCGAGTTCATCCACCGATCCGGCGATCTCGCTATACCCGGCGGTACTGGTTACCCTGTACGTGTCCGGAGCATCAATGTTAATCAGCGTGCCCTCCACCCAGCCGGACGGGATCTCCGTGTCACTGTCCCCGGATGACACAGAGCCAATCAGCGTCACCGTATTGCCGGATACGAGTACAGCATCAGCGTCAACGGTGACGGCGGCCGGGCCGCTGGTACCGAGATCCAGACCAGAGCCACCAGCGGATGTACCACCCACTTCCGTGGAGTTGTACCAGTTCTCAGAGCGGGGATCGGCAGAAACATCTGCGCCCGGCGGGTATACGGTGTAAGAGACATCATCGCCAAAGCTGCTGACAGGCGTTGCCCCGATGCGCAGATCCTCTTTTTTGATATCTCCACTGCCGACGCCCCAGCACACAAACATGCTGGTTACCATGTCACGTTCGTTGACGAACCGGCTGACAGGCTGCACAACATAATCCGGATAGACGCGGTAGAGACCAAACACCTCACGAATGGGATCGCCCAAGCGGGCGGCGTTAGCTTTTGCCGGATCAAGCGATATCTGGTCGCCCTGCCCCTGCCCACTGAGCCCTCCCTTATCCATGGTGGTCATCATGTAGATGGAATACGCTGCTGATGCTACCGCTACCGCAACAGCCGTCCATACCAGCCAGGCGGGCGCAGCTGGTCCGTACGGGATAGGGTAGATTCGCACATCGCTGTCAGGCCGAAGATGGCAGAGCGGCCATTCCTCAGGCGGGATGGGGGCGCCGTTGACTTCGGCCGCAACGGGCTGCTGCCGGTCATTCTGGTAACCGGTAACGTTTTCTGCAAACCACTGATGGAGTGTAAGGGAGTCGTGTTCGTGCGTCTCCAGCGGTTCACCCGGCAGCCGGGACGGATAAATGCGTATGGTCACTCGTAATACTCCACGGATGAATAAAGCCTCTCAAAGCGGGCCAGCGGCAGGATAGTCACGTTACGGTGTGGGTTTGATTCGAGAACATGCAGCGTTCCTTCGATATTGACCACCACGCCCAGGTGATCGATAACCCCCCGGAATAACACGCAGCCACTGCCCCTTCTTTCGCTTCCACGCGTCGGACGTTGGCCGAGAACGCCACGCACGCCCGTGCCATCGTATCCCCTTCGCGGATCACGCCCTCAAATGCAGGCCATTCCGGAAGCCCGAGATCCCGGCGTACCTCATGCACAACGCCGTAGCAGTCAAGTACCGGCCAGACGCGCCCGCCCATCTGCCAGGTGACAGAGCGGTATTTGTCGATATTAAACATTGAAACCTCAGAGGTAGCGAAGGCCCGGAAAAGAAGGCAGCGTGTAGCGGTAGCGTGGCCACGCCATATCCAGCACATTCATATAGCCCGCGGTGATCTGCACTTCGGTTGAAGTCCATGACCCGGTTTTAATGGACAATGTGTACGGGCGCGCTGCGGGTGCGTTCAGGCTGGTTGAGATGTACAGGCGGTAGGTCAGCGTTGCGCCCTGAATATTCTCCAGGGCTTTACGGATCGTGCTGGATACCTCACCGGTAATATTACTGATGGCAAATTTAAGATCCTGCGTACCGTCATTGTTGCGGGCTGGCAGCGCAATATCAATGCCACAGCCCTGAAAGGTTAGTAGCTCGCCATTCTCAGTTGTCACCTCGATGTCGTCCCAGCCACGGGTGAGGTAATAAACGTCATTGCCGATGTTGATCTGTAGGGTCTCGATCAACACTTCGTCACCGCTTGATGCATAAAGCCGGTTCAGTACCGTCATGCGTTTGGCCACTCCCTGTTAACAGCGAGATCGATAATGTCAGCGCCGGTAATAAAGCCCGGGAATACACCCCAGCCTGGAGCCAGTAACGGACGTTCATAAAGCTCAAGCTGTGCCGAGTAACGCCAGAAATTCCCGCCTTCCAGACTTGGCCCCTCGTAAATGTCGGTGAACCGGCAAACCTTTGGGGCTTCGCCTCCGGGCGTGCGCAGGTTCATGTTGAACCAGTCCGCGCCGTCCGTCAGCACGTCGCGAAACCATGCCTCGAATGCCTGCGCCTGCTGGTCTGTCAATAACCATGATATGCTGGCCACTGTCGGTGTCGAGATGTAGCGGCGGCGCTGCCGTGCACGTCCGCTGGTCATCTGCGTTCTGACTATCGGGCTGACAGGCTGAAAGCCGTATCCCTCCTGAAGAGGTACGGGTAGTGCATCATGTGGATAGTTAATATTGGTTGTAATGGCCATCAGCGCTTTTTCCTCCCAACCGCCCAGCCGTTGTTAAGGGCTTTTGATGCCTGCCCTGAACCGCCAGCCAGATCGTTAGCCGTCATCTGGTAGCCCAGCGTCGCGCCGCGCTTCACTGCACCCTCAATCAGAGCCAGAGTGCGCTGATCTGGATCACCGTGAACCTCGAGAGGAATGGTGATGTTTGGTGCCTGACTACCGGTAGACTGTTTTCCTACACGCTCCAGCGTGGCATCCAGTTTCGCGCTGGTTTTGGCGGTGGTAACGCGTTCACCTTTTTGCAGCAACCAGGTGCCGGTTTCCGGTACCGAGTCGATACCGTCATGAGCCTGGCCCTTGAGGGCTGAGCTGACGCCCAGCATCAACACACCCGCTCCGGCAGCGGCAGCTGTGGCTGCTGACCCCGCAAGGGCTGGCCCCACATACGGCACACCAATCATGCTGGTAAATGCCTGAAGTGCAGCCATGGCTACCTGAGCAGCTGCATACTGAAGCAGCGCCGCGCCCATCGACTGAATAAAGGTGGCGGCGAAGTCCTTAACGTTCATCTTCCCTGTTTCAGCCCATTCGATAATCATATCGGTCAGGCTGCTGAATGCCTGCGCGCCAACCTGCTGCATATTGGAGTACAGGTCCATAGAGGCTTCTATTTGCGTGGCAAGCCCCGAGACAAAACCAGCGTTACCGTTATTGCGGAGATCGTCAACCTGCTGGTAATAGTCCTCCTGAATCTGCAGGCGTTCGGCCATCGCGTCGTTCAGAGCCTGCGTCTCGCTGTCATACAGCGTTTTGGTGATATCGCCAGATTGATACTGTTTCTGGAGATCAGCCTGACGAGAGAGGAAATCGGCCTGAATCTGAAGGCGATCATGCATACGCTCGCGCTCCTGCGCGCCCAGCCACCCACCAGCAACATCGATATCAAGCGAGGCTTTCTCGTTCTGGTTGGATGCATGCAGCCCGGCGGTGAACTCAGCCAGTTTGAGGTTTTCTTCATTCGCCCGGCGAACAGCGTTCAGGCGGTCAATTTCGGTAGCTAGCTGCGACAGGCGGGTTTTCTGCGTCTCGTTGAGTCCGGCCAGCTTTCCGTCAGCAATATCAAACTGAAGCCGTTGAAGCTCAGTTACCTCGACCACCTTTTTACCTGTGGTGTCGATCAGCGCTATCTGGCGCTGGTATGCCTGCTCGGTCGCCTTAAAGGCGTTCTCAAGTTTGTTGGCTCCTGCATCTGCCGTGGGCTTACCGTTAACTTCTCCTTTTCCAAGCTTATATCCCGTAGTAGCGGAGCTGCTCGTAACTGCCGGGAATATTGGTAAAGAAGTCTGGAATTTATCTAAACTGGCAAGTTTTTCGCGCAGTTCCTTTAATTCTTTTTGCTTGGCATCGGTATCCATACCAATACGGTTTATTCCAGCCAGAAAACCTTTATCGCTCAGGTCAGCTTCAAGATTTTTAATCCGCCTTTGAATTTCTACGCTTGAAGCGTTGGCCGCAACTCTTTGTCCGCCCTGAAAGTTCTCTACAAGGCGACCCAACTCCGAAGCTGCGTTACCGAGCCATCCGACAAGAGATGCTACACCACCAACCAGCTCCGATAATCCCTGCAAAACTGCTGGGTCGGTGAAAGTCTTTTTAAGATCATCCAGCCCTTCCTGAAGTGGTGAAAGATCAACTTTAGCGAGCCCTGCAGCAATCTCCATCTTCAGACCACTGGCCTGTGCTTCCAGATCCTGAAATATCTGATTCACTTTTAAAAGGTCATCTATAGATTTCGGATCTGGTGCAACACCGTAGTCTTTCGCCAGTTGAATAAACTCGTTTAATTTTTGGTTATTATTATCAAATAGCGGTAATAGCTTTGATAGATCATTACCGAGGCTTTCAAGAATATTGGTCTTTTCGGCGTTGGTATTTATTTTCCCTAGCGCGTCACCAATAGCTATCAATTGTTTATCAGGGCTAACCTTAGATAGTTTTTCCGCGGAAAGGCCCAAGGCATTAAGCGCGTCGACCGCTTCACCCGACTTATTAAGTACAGCATCACCGATTTTATCGCCGATATCTTTAAAAATGTCGGCTATCTGGTCACCTGACACTCCAGCCTTTTCAGCGGCAAACTGCCAGGCCATCAGTTCCTGCGTAGATACTTGCAGAGACTTTGCCCACCTGTCCGTTTCAGTGATTTGTTCAGAGGTGGACTTCAGTAAAGCTATTCCTGCCGAGGATACAGCAACTGCCGCGCCCGCTGCGGCTGTACCTATGGTGGCAATGGCAGAGCCCGCAGCCTTTACATCTGACTGGACTTTTTTC
Coding sequences within:
- the aspS gene encoding aspartate--tRNA ligase, with the translated sequence MRTEYCGQLRLSHEGQQVTLCGWVNRRRDLGSLIFIDMRDREGIVQVFFDPDRADALKLASELRNEFCIKVTGTVRRRDEKNINSDMATGEIEVLATDLEIINRSESLPLDSNHVNTEEARLKFRYLDLRRPEMATRLKTRAKITSFVRRFMDDHGFLDIETPMLTKATPEGARDYLVPSRVHKGKFYALPQSPQLFKQLLMMSGFDRYYQIVKCFRDEDLRADRQPEFTQIDVETSFMTAPQVREVMEALIRQLWLDIKGVDLGEFPQMTFAEAERRYGSDKPDLRNPMELVDVADLLKDVEFAVFAGPANDPKGRVAALRVPGGAALSRKQIDDYGNFIKIYGAKGLAYIKVTERAKGLEGITSPVAKFLNAEIVEAILARTDAQDGDMIFFGADNKKVVADALGALRLKLGKDLNLTDESKWAPLWVIDFPMFEDDGEGGLTAMHHPFTAPSNMTPEELKAAPETAIANAYDMVINGYEVGGGSVRIHRTEMQQTVFGILGITEQEQREKFGFLLDALKYGTPPHAGLAFGLDRLTMLLTGTDNIRDVIAFPKTTAAACLMTEAPSFANDASLTELGIQVIKKESPENK
- a CDS encoding hydrolase, whose protein sequence is MLELNAATTALVVIDLQEGILPFAGGPHSAGDVVARAARLAEQCRLKGAPVVMVRVGWSADFAEALKQPVDAAIPAHSLPDNWWDYPLALGKKESDLEVTKRQWGAFYGTDLEMQLRRRGIDTIILCGISTNIGVESTARNAWEMGFKLVVVEDACSAASSEQHLGSMTNIFPRIGRVRSTEEVLAAL
- a CDS encoding host specificity factor TipJ family phage tail protein — encoded protein: MTIRIYPSRLPGEPLETHEHDSLTLHQWFAENVTGYQNDRQQPVAAEVNGAPIPPEEWPLCHLRPDSDVRIYPIPYGPAAPAWLVWTAVAVAVASAAYSIYMMTTMDKGGLSGQGQGDQISLDPAKANAARLGDPIREVFGLYRVYPDYVVQPVSRFVNERDMVTSMFVCWGVGSGDIKKEDLRIGATPVSSFGDDVSYTVYPPGADVSADPRSENWYNSTEVGGTSAGGSGLDLGTSGPAAVTVDADAVLVSGNTVTLIGSVSSGDSDTEIPSGWVEGTLINIDAPDTYRVTSTAGYSEIAGSVDELAPLVGMPLTLEINNDQFDLVVAEYSPAVAAVPGVGGSSATVTASAAPQTYDFSGSQQTFSITWKNRALPVSLTANYVTMSGLVSAITSQLNGSGLVANDKSGRIIISEESSPFAGGSITFSSLPVVLFGSAPVSVAGLASSGGTAARLASLRLSYPSGAPFAGLPAGQQRFSLTPSGYQYQITAINALTITVARVTVTKDLAGNTATTVDPRWTGFTARTLLDASVTGVNDNYDWLGPFLCCPDGETTDRMEINLNFQNGLVRYNSKGKRRSARVGIIIQYRAAGSTSDWQQVALGYERQTEDQIGFTEVIDVTPGQYEVRMRRTEPPAGSSTRDQVYWQALRSRLPRRPARYEGVTIIGLTVRTGSRLAAQSDRRVSVTSPRIYDNGYPARSISGALWHILESIGMEADAAAIAALESAYWTPRGETFDYMASESGKSALDILQTICNAGMSYFLLSDGLASVGREGVKNWVGVISPQETTEELQTSFTAPTEDDFDAVDVTFVSSLTWAEETIHCRQGSGTPRKVEDYKLYGVTDPDRAWRIGMRRLMKHLYQRLAHSTSTELDALCYQYGDRLVLTDDIPGSDTISCLVTDMIHDGALVTMKVSEPLDWSFENPRCLLRLQDGSATPLLVPERVDAYTLTVPESDALRLSEWEMNSPYIEPLRLIFCSSRRVGYDATVTSVDPSSDGTCQLNAAQYSPLYYQYDNANYPGNVA
- a CDS encoding DUF1833 family protein, with translation MTVLNRLYASSGDEVLIETLQINIGNDVYYLTRGWDDIEVTTENGELLTFQGCGIDIALPARNNDGTQDLKFAISNITGEVSSTIRKALENIQGATLTYRLYISTSLNAPAARPYTLSIKTGSWTSTEVQITAGYMNVLDMAWPRYRYTLPSFPGLRYL
- a CDS encoding phage tail tape measure protein yields the protein MAGKSLGTLTIDLIAKVGGFVAGMDKAERSSEKWRKKVQSDVKAAGSAIATIGTAAAGAAVAVSSAGIALLKSTSEQITETDRWAKSLQVSTQELMAWQFAAEKAGVSGDQIADIFKDIGDKIGDAVLNKSGEAVDALNALGLSAEKLSKVSPDKQLIAIGDALGKINTNAEKTNILESLGNDLSKLLPLFDNNNQKLNEFIQLAKDYGVAPDPKSIDDLLKVNQIFQDLEAQASGLKMEIAAGLAKVDLSPLQEGLDDLKKTFTDPAVLQGLSELVGGVASLVGWLGNAASELGRLVENFQGGQRVAANASSVEIQRRIKNLEADLSDKGFLAGINRIGMDTDAKQKELKELREKLASLDKFQTSLPIFPAVTSSSATTGYKLGKGEVNGKPTADAGANKLENAFKATEQAYQRQIALIDTTGKKVVEVTELQRLQFDIADGKLAGLNETQKTRLSQLATEIDRLNAVRRANEENLKLAEFTAGLHASNQNEKASLDIDVAGGWLGAQERERMHDRLQIQADFLSRQADLQKQYQSGDITKTLYDSETQALNDAMAERLQIQEDYYQQVDDLRNNGNAGFVSGLATQIEASMDLYSNMQQVGAQAFSSLTDMIIEWAETGKMNVKDFAATFIQSMGAALLQYAAAQVAMAALQAFTSMIGVPYVGPALAGSAATAAAAGAGVLMLGVSSALKGQAHDGIDSVPETGTWLLQKGERVTTAKTSAKLDATLERVGKQSTGSQAPNITIPLEVHGDPDQRTLALIEGAVKRGATLGYQMTANDLAGGSGQASKALNNGWAVGRKKR